In one Palaemon carinicauda isolate YSFRI2023 chromosome 25, ASM3689809v2, whole genome shotgun sequence genomic region, the following are encoded:
- the LOC137618830 gene encoding myosin-6-like — MTEKDQKIIELTEQLEKARQDNRELNKIVHEKMEVIGEISVERDVLEKSLTEARINDIIRNERYKCLLDELECLKKEHLNKLCEMEQNHLEFGEKLQKVDREKVASIHRLESVFEAEIDELNETNEKQMQIIREMATEKERLEISLTEARMENLTNEGNYSCLVKTLKDVKKEVYRLEDELSKAQEEIGELKETMTSIAKERDSLQERIGHLSSSKEVAENRIVQITKENIGLQDELLAANEITSLLKEKLEERDKKKDENKPGIRKVKLGRSGLTISTEMDVKMDEQKEDVQMDKEDVQMDVKMDRQKEDVQMDVIVNKKGEDNVVKAEDLLANGHKEELENEPDGGISGLGQVLGRLLASKGDVPVNCLREEQKLQKEKEEKQKEENIAKKKPARKPIVFDLEPENHKRVSSSPHTGRGTDGFFNSTICGGSGTHIIFQGAKVGVYTTRDYDVEGHVTVDLDVPSKFHRVIYGVGGRTLTEITWQSGVSLIELPWQINNNSITISGTIEQVQLAATHIDRLLRRLR, encoded by the exons atGACCGAGAAGGATCAGAAAATCATTGAACTTACAGAGCAATTGGAAAAAGCTCGCCAAGACAACAGAGAACTAAATAAGATAGTTCATGAGAAGATGGAAGTGATTGGGGAGATTTCAGTGGAGAGAGATGTACTTGAAAAGAGCCTAACTGAGGCAAGGATAAATGATATAATCAGGAATGAAAGGTACAAATGCCTCTTGGATGAGTTAGAATGTCTCAAGAaagaacatttaaataaattatgtgagatggaACAAAACCACCTAGAATTCGGCGAGAAACTACAAAAAGTGGATCGTGAAAAGGTGGCCTCTATTCATCGCCTCGAATCTGTATTTGAGGCAGAAATAGATGAACTGAATGAGACAAATGAAAAGCAAATGCAGATTATCAGAGAGATGGCAACAGAGAAAGAGAGGTTGGAAATTAGCCTGACTGAGGCCAGGATGGAAAACTTGACAAATGAGGGAAATTACAGTTGCCTCGTAAAGACGTTAAAAGACGTTAAGAAGGAAGTCTATAGGCTGGAAGATGAGTTGTCTAAGGCTCAAGAAGAGATTGGCGAACTAAAGGAGACGATGACTTCCATAGCCAAGGAGAGAGATTCTCTCCAGGAACGCATCGGCCATTTAAGTTCTAGTAAGGAAGTGGCAGAGAACAGGATCGTCCAAATCACCAAAGAAAATATTGGTCTGCAGGACGAGCTGCTTGCCGCAAATGAAATCACCTCTTTACTCAAGGAGAAACTtgaagagagagataagaaaaaagaCGAAAACAAACCTGGAATAAGGAAAGTGAAACTTGGAAGATCAGGTTTAACAATCTCGACCgagatggatgttaagatggatgaacagaaggaagatgtccaaatggat aaggaagatgtccaaatggatgttaagatggatagacagaaggaagatgtccaaatggatgtcatTGTCAATAAAAAAGGGGAAGACAATGTAGTTAAGGCAGAGGACCTGCTTGCCAACGGACACAAGGAGGAGTTGGAGAACGAGCCTGACGGAGGGATATCTGGTTTGGGTCAGGTGTTGGGCAGACTACTAGCCTCAAAAGGAGATGTCCCTGTCAACTGCCTCCGGGAAGAGCAGaaactccaaaaggaaaaggaggaaaagcaaaaggaagagaacattgcaaagaaaaaacctgctcgcaaacctatcgtctttgacctggaacccgagaatcaTAAAAGGGTTTCTTCCTCACCCCATACAGGAAGAGGTACAGATGGGTTCTTTAACTCGACTATCTGCGGTGGATCTGGCACCCATATCATCTTCCAAGGTGCAAAGGTTGGAGTTTACACCACAAGGGACTATGACGTCGAGGGTCACGTGACTGTCGACTTGGACGTCCCAAGCAAGTTCCACCGAGTCATATATGGAGTGGGTGGAAGGACGCTGACGGAAATCACCTGGCAGAGTGGCGTCAGCTTAATAGAGCTCCCATGGCAAATCAACAATAATTCAATCACCATTAGTGGTACCATcgagcaggttcaattagcagctaCTCATATCGATAGGCTTCTGAGGAGACTTCGCTAA